In one window of Halomarina pelagica DNA:
- a CDS encoding polysaccharide deacetylase family protein: MAHAVISLDAELAWGFHDHPHPPAHERRRMAAGRRGWETLVDLLDEFDLPATWAIVGRLFLDRTDDQRYATYAADGGAPVDPRPRPADDDQWYGRDLIDRVRDATVDHEIGCHTFTHLDFTASTTTADVAHAELRACVDVARERGIEMNSFVYPRNRVAHRDVLAEYGFTCYRGREPSRWYDGTPLRALGKFASYAAGLSAPPVTHPSVDEYGLVNIPASLHLFGFERHARLFSRPFNRRPIVTQARLGLERAVEEDGVFHVWFHPNDLVGPEEVGRVRDVFALMDAMRERGDLTVETMGEVAKRTVA, encoded by the coding sequence ATGGCGCACGCAGTCATCTCGCTCGACGCGGAACTCGCCTGGGGGTTCCACGACCACCCCCACCCGCCGGCCCACGAGCGACGGCGCATGGCGGCCGGCCGACGCGGCTGGGAGACGCTCGTGGACCTCCTCGACGAGTTCGATCTCCCGGCGACGTGGGCGATCGTCGGACGGCTGTTCCTCGATCGGACCGACGATCAGCGCTACGCCACCTACGCCGCCGACGGCGGTGCGCCGGTCGACCCCCGGCCGCGTCCGGCGGACGACGATCAGTGGTACGGACGCGACCTCATCGATCGAGTCCGAGACGCGACGGTCGACCACGAGATCGGCTGCCACACGTTCACCCACCTCGACTTCACGGCTAGCACCACGACGGCCGACGTGGCCCACGCCGAACTCCGCGCCTGCGTCGACGTGGCCCGGGAGCGCGGGATCGAGATGAACTCGTTCGTCTACCCGCGAAACCGGGTCGCCCACCGGGACGTGCTCGCTGAGTACGGGTTCACCTGCTACCGCGGTCGGGAACCGTCACGGTGGTACGACGGCACGCCCCTCCGCGCCCTCGGGAAGTTCGCCTCCTACGCTGCCGGACTCTCCGCGCCGCCGGTCACGCACCCCTCCGTCGACGAGTACGGGCTGGTGAACATCCCCGCGTCGCTGCACCTGTTCGGCTTCGAGCGTCATGCCCGACTGTTCTCCCGCCCGTTCAACCGGCGACCGATCGTCACGCAGGCGAGGCTGGGCCTCGAACGCGCCGTCGAGGAGGACGGCGTCTTCCACGTCTGGTTCCACCCGAACGACCTCGTCGGTCCGGAGGAGGTGGGCCGCGTCCGGGACGTCTTCGCGCTCATGGACGCCATGCGCGAGCGCGGCGACCTAACCGTCGAAACCATGGGGGAGGTCGCGAAACGAACGGTCGCATGA
- a CDS encoding DUF7541 family protein: protein MDDQPGLSDQYRMSSPWPLFVALGFVISEIGVFLNVVPLSVGGLLLFAGSVAGIVQESGYAERPWGTLSIVGGLLVALGAVVVASQLLPFEGVSTALDTVWSGLVGPDMNGVIQRGVSVLFAGVIAVAAAQAAQLVERDADAL, encoded by the coding sequence ATGGACGATCAACCGGGACTGAGCGATCAATACCGGATGTCGAGTCCGTGGCCGCTGTTCGTCGCCCTCGGGTTCGTCATCTCCGAGATCGGCGTCTTCCTCAACGTCGTTCCGCTGTCGGTGGGCGGTCTCCTGCTGTTCGCCGGGAGCGTCGCGGGCATCGTACAGGAGTCCGGCTACGCCGAGCGACCGTGGGGCACCCTCTCGATCGTCGGCGGGCTGCTGGTCGCCCTGGGGGCCGTCGTCGTCGCGTCGCAACTCCTCCCGTTCGAGGGCGTCTCGACGGCGCTCGACACCGTCTGGAGCGGACTGGTCGGCCCAGACATGAACGGCGTCATCCAGCGGGGCGTTTCCGTCCTCTTCGCCGGCGTCATCGCGGTCGCGGCGGCTCAGGCCGCCCAGCTCGTCGAGCGTGACGCCGACGCGCTCTGA
- a CDS encoding MarR family transcriptional regulator, whose product MSTTCEPESDRGDGWESVRDLPPSAKLVAKVLEYDGPLTQREIAEATLLPTRTVRYALTRLETVDAVASRVSFTDARKRIYSLELSDNQ is encoded by the coding sequence ATGAGTACGACGTGCGAACCGGAGTCGGATCGAGGGGACGGCTGGGAATCGGTACGCGACCTGCCGCCGAGTGCGAAGCTCGTCGCGAAGGTACTCGAGTACGACGGACCGCTCACGCAGCGCGAGATCGCCGAGGCGACGCTCCTGCCGACCCGAACGGTCAGGTACGCCCTCACCCGGCTCGAGACGGTCGACGCCGTCGCCTCCCGGGTGTCGTTCACCGACGCGAGAAAGCGGATCTACTCGCTCGAATTATCAGATAATCAGTAA
- a CDS encoding cbb3-type cytochrome c oxidase subunit I produces MEVSAQLALTVLMGVFLAAVAVMLARVEDWRSYTPLAGGGGGYGEESAYATEEKPAGLIRWLTTVDHKDIGMMYGAYGVIAFVWGGLAVILMRTELLTPAADVLGPLAEAMGVGEGENLYNALLTTHGITMLFLFGTPIIAAFSNYLIPLLIGADDMAFPRINAIAFWLLPPGALLIWAGFFLAPFGVDPSQLSWTMYTPLSIEQPEAGADLMLLGLHLTGVSATMGAINFIATIFTEAGEDVNWANLDIFSWTILTQSGLILFSFPLLGSVLIMLLLDRNFATTFFTVQGGSPILYQHLFWFFGHPEVYILVLPPMGIVSYVLPRFAGRKLFGFKFVVYSTLAIGVLSFGVWAHHMFSTGIDPRIRASFMAVSLAIAIPSAVKVFNWITTMWNGRIRLTTPMLFCIGFVQNFIIGGVTGVFLASIPVDLVLHDTYYVVGHFHYIVMGAIAFAGFAGLYYWFPIYAGKMYQRTLAKVHFWTWMIGTNITFLAMLLLGYEGMPRRYATYEFNDKLVSLDLIQLLHVAATLGAFLMLFGGIVFLYNFVQSWYEGPDAGPDPWNLEEVGLEGREFLWNDRRLQTTVADGGEETEAVTDGGRPTEDA; encoded by the coding sequence ATGGAAGTCTCAGCACAGCTTGCGCTGACGGTCCTCATGGGCGTGTTCCTCGCCGCCGTTGCGGTGATGCTCGCCCGCGTCGAGGACTGGCGGTCGTACACGCCGCTCGCCGGGGGTGGCGGCGGGTACGGCGAGGAGTCGGCGTACGCGACGGAGGAGAAACCGGCGGGCCTCATCCGCTGGCTGACGACGGTCGATCACAAGGACATCGGGATGATGTACGGGGCGTACGGCGTCATCGCCTTCGTGTGGGGCGGTCTCGCCGTCATCCTCATGCGCACGGAACTGCTCACCCCCGCCGCCGACGTGCTCGGACCCCTGGCGGAGGCGATGGGCGTCGGGGAGGGAGAGAACCTCTACAACGCCCTCCTGACGACCCACGGGATCACGATGCTGTTCCTGTTCGGGACGCCGATCATCGCCGCGTTCTCCAACTACCTGATCCCCCTCCTCATCGGGGCGGACGACATGGCGTTCCCGCGGATCAACGCCATCGCCTTCTGGCTGCTCCCGCCGGGGGCGCTCCTCATCTGGGCCGGGTTCTTCCTCGCCCCGTTCGGCGTCGATCCCTCGCAGCTCTCCTGGACGATGTACACGCCGCTGTCGATCGAACAGCCCGAGGCCGGCGCGGACCTGATGCTGCTGGGGTTGCACCTCACGGGGGTCTCGGCGACCATGGGGGCGATCAACTTCATCGCCACCATCTTCACCGAGGCGGGCGAGGACGTAAACTGGGCCAACCTCGACATCTTCAGCTGGACCATCCTCACCCAGTCGGGGCTCATCCTGTTCTCCTTCCCGCTGCTCGGGAGCGTGCTCATCATGCTGCTGCTCGACCGGAACTTCGCGACGACGTTCTTCACGGTCCAGGGCGGCTCGCCCATCCTCTACCAGCACCTGTTCTGGTTCTTCGGCCACCCCGAGGTGTACATCCTGGTGCTCCCCCCGATGGGGATCGTCAGCTACGTCCTCCCGCGGTTCGCGGGTCGGAAGCTGTTCGGCTTCAAGTTCGTCGTCTACTCGACGCTCGCCATTGGCGTGCTCAGCTTCGGCGTCTGGGCCCACCACATGTTCTCGACGGGCATCGACCCGCGCATCCGCGCGTCGTTCATGGCCGTCTCGCTGGCCATCGCCATCCCGAGCGCCGTGAAGGTGTTCAACTGGATCACGACGATGTGGAACGGGCGCATCCGACTGACGACGCCGATGCTGTTCTGTATCGGGTTCGTGCAGAACTTCATCATCGGCGGGGTGACGGGCGTGTTCCTCGCGTCGATCCCCGTCGACCTCGTGCTCCACGACACCTACTACGTCGTCGGTCACTTCCACTACATCGTGATGGGGGCGATCGCGTTCGCCGGCTTCGCGGGACTCTACTACTGGTTCCCGATCTACGCCGGGAAGATGTACCAGCGGACGCTCGCGAAGGTGCACTTCTGGACGTGGATGATCGGGACGAACATCACGTTCCTGGCGATGCTGCTGCTCGGCTACGAGGGAATGCCGCGGCGGTACGCCACCTACGAGTTCAACGACAAGCTCGTGTCGCTCGATCTCATCCAGCTGCTGCACGTCGCCGCGACGCTCGGCGCGTTCCTGATGCTGTTCGGCGGGATCGTCTTCCTCTACAACTTCGTCCAGTCGTGGTACGAGGGGCCCGACGCGGGCCCCGACCCGTGGAACCTGGAGGAGGTCGGCCTGGAGGGTCGCGAGTTCCTGTGGAACGACCGCCGCCTCCAGACGACCGTCGCGGACGGCGGCGAGGAGACGGAGGCGGTGACCGACGGCGGGCGTCCGACCGAGGACGCCTGA
- a CDS encoding pyridoxamine 5'-phosphate oxidase family protein: MTIDDLGDYGMVRMDDEAIRGFLSSQSVGVLGLPAEGAPAMRPMSFWFDGDARLYFVYVLGSDNRKGELSDRAEAARFLVYRAETPFNWRSVLLTGTIDEVPASDRDAVRSALEMKWRPDVFERAGASEATTLYRFQIEERVGIEHLGLPPGLEAPPAEDRSG; encoded by the coding sequence ATGACAATTGACGATCTCGGCGACTACGGCATGGTCCGCATGGACGACGAGGCGATTCGAGGGTTCCTGTCGAGCCAGAGCGTGGGGGTGCTCGGTCTCCCTGCGGAGGGAGCGCCCGCGATGCGTCCCATGTCCTTCTGGTTCGACGGTGACGCCCGGCTCTACTTCGTCTACGTCCTCGGCTCCGATAACCGGAAGGGGGAACTGAGCGACCGGGCGGAGGCCGCCCGGTTCCTCGTGTACCGCGCGGAGACGCCGTTCAACTGGCGGAGCGTCCTCCTCACCGGGACGATCGACGAGGTCCCCGCGAGCGACCGGGACGCCGTTCGGTCCGCCCTGGAGATGAAGTGGCGTCCGGACGTGTTCGAACGGGCGGGCGCGTCGGAGGCCACCACGCTCTACCGGTTCCAGATCGAAGAGCGCGTCGGCATCGAACACCTCGGGCTCCCGCCGGGGTTAGAAGCGCCACCCGCCGAGGATCGCTCGGGCTGA
- a CDS encoding DUF6684 family protein, with amino-acid sequence MASDVFDRETLLDLSVNIIPLFIIVFFVGVFLVLAPFGYSPVDTTIQMGLLVAPFLALAILTYYAGKAIAEAEGETEARESEPVAGAVEGSSGDLEPGDDEATTTAE; translated from the coding sequence ATGGCATCGGACGTCTTCGACCGGGAGACTCTGCTCGACCTCTCGGTGAACATCATCCCCCTGTTCATCATCGTGTTCTTCGTCGGGGTGTTCCTCGTCCTGGCCCCGTTCGGGTACAGTCCGGTAGACACGACCATCCAGATGGGGCTGCTCGTCGCACCGTTCCTCGCGCTCGCGATCCTCACGTACTACGCGGGCAAGGCCATCGCCGAGGCGGAAGGAGAGACCGAGGCGCGGGAGAGCGAGCCCGTGGCGGGTGCCGTCGAGGGCTCGTCCGGGGACCTCGAGCCCGGCGACGACGAGGCGACCACGACAGCCGAGTGA
- a CDS encoding sodium:solute symporter family protein, which produces MSSLVTPVVAQLGLGVDQWSLALIVGTLLVYFGVAIYMHVGDTDDFYVAGRSIPAVANGAAVAADWMSAASFISMAGLVAVLGYEGSVYLMGWTGGYVVLALLIAPYLRKYGQYTIPDFIGDRYYSNTARGVAAVATLFVSLTYIAGQMRGVGIVLSRFLGINIALGIVVALALVAFIGVLGGMKAITWTQAIQYFVLIVAYLIVTVAIAYSLTGMPVPQVALVTEGIASRLSQLQAEIGMGRYILPYNDFTLLQVFTITLTLMIGTAGLPHVIMRFYTVPKASDARRSVGWALLFIAILYLSAPALAIFAKYNLINTLNGMPVEQAQSIPWVRRWAETGLLSITDKNGDGIVQMAGGAANEVVLDPDIIVLSTPEVAGLAPFVVGLVAAGGLAAALSTADGLLIAMSSAVSHDLYYKIFRQDASQRERLIVARVVILLAAVVAAVFGIYPPGFVAEVVAIAFGIAAASLFPPILLGIFDKRMNKEGAVSGIVVGLGFTLVMVVLMRAHVVLGLERPFLDTFLGINAQGIGLVGAILNFAVAFSVSRFTPAPPDRIGEMVEDIRLPRGSAHTVTEGGGTAADGGEDVATDGGIDGPVDGPVDGRARRVDREDATTDSTTDDPTTGDPMTDDPTTDDPTTDDPTAVDDARPGDE; this is translated from the coding sequence ATGTCGTCGCTCGTCACGCCCGTCGTCGCCCAGCTCGGACTCGGCGTGGACCAGTGGAGCCTCGCGCTCATCGTCGGGACCCTCCTCGTCTACTTCGGCGTCGCGATCTACATGCACGTCGGCGACACGGACGACTTCTACGTCGCCGGACGGTCCATCCCGGCGGTGGCGAACGGGGCGGCCGTCGCCGCGGACTGGATGTCGGCGGCGTCGTTCATCTCCATGGCGGGGCTGGTGGCCGTCCTCGGCTACGAGGGGTCGGTTTACCTGATGGGCTGGACCGGTGGGTACGTCGTGCTGGCGCTGCTCATCGCGCCGTACCTGCGGAAGTACGGCCAGTACACCATCCCCGACTTCATCGGCGATCGGTACTACTCGAACACCGCCCGCGGGGTCGCGGCGGTCGCCACGCTGTTCGTCTCGCTCACGTACATCGCGGGGCAGATGCGTGGGGTGGGGATCGTCCTCAGTCGCTTCCTCGGGATCAACATCGCGCTGGGCATCGTCGTCGCGCTCGCGCTCGTCGCGTTCATCGGCGTGCTCGGCGGCATGAAGGCGATCACGTGGACGCAGGCGATCCAGTACTTCGTCCTCATCGTCGCCTACCTCATCGTGACCGTCGCCATCGCCTACTCGCTGACGGGCATGCCCGTCCCGCAGGTGGCGCTCGTCACCGAGGGGATCGCCTCCCGGCTGAGCCAGCTCCAGGCCGAGATCGGCATGGGACGGTACATCCTGCCGTACAACGACTTCACCCTGCTTCAGGTGTTCACCATCACGCTCACGCTGATGATCGGGACCGCCGGCCTGCCGCACGTCATCATGCGCTTCTACACCGTCCCGAAGGCGTCCGACGCGCGCCGGTCCGTCGGCTGGGCGCTCCTGTTCATCGCCATCCTCTACCTGAGCGCCCCGGCGCTCGCCATCTTCGCGAAGTACAACCTGATCAACACGCTCAACGGTATGCCCGTCGAGCAGGCGCAGTCGATCCCGTGGGTCAGGCGCTGGGCCGAGACCGGCCTGCTGTCCATCACGGACAAGAACGGCGACGGGATCGTCCAGATGGCCGGCGGCGCGGCCAACGAGGTCGTCCTCGACCCGGACATCATCGTGCTCTCGACCCCGGAGGTCGCCGGGCTGGCCCCGTTCGTCGTCGGACTGGTCGCCGCGGGCGGGCTCGCGGCCGCGCTCTCGACGGCCGACGGGCTGCTCATCGCCATGTCGAGCGCCGTCTCGCACGACCTCTACTACAAGATCTTCCGCCAGGACGCGAGCCAGCGCGAGCGCCTCATCGTCGCGCGCGTGGTCATCCTCCTCGCGGCGGTCGTTGCGGCGGTCTTCGGCATCTACCCGCCGGGGTTCGTCGCCGAGGTGGTCGCGATCGCGTTCGGCATCGCCGCGGCGAGCCTCTTTCCGCCCATCCTCCTCGGGATCTTCGACAAGCGCATGAACAAGGAGGGGGCGGTCTCCGGCATCGTCGTCGGTCTCGGGTTCACGCTGGTCATGGTCGTGCTGATGCGCGCCCACGTCGTACTCGGACTCGAACGGCCGTTCCTCGACACGTTCCTCGGCATCAACGCCCAGGGGATCGGGCTGGTGGGGGCGATCCTGAACTTCGCCGTGGCGTTCAGCGTCTCGCGCTTCACGCCCGCCCCGCCAGACCGCATCGGGGAGATGGTCGAGGACATCCGCCTGCCCCGCGGCTCCGCGCACACGGTGACCGAAGGCGGCGGGACCGCGGCCGACGGCGGCGAGGACGTCGCGACCGACGGCGGGATCGACGGACCGGTCGACGGACCGGTCGACGGACGAGCCCGACGGGTCGACCGGGAGGACGCGACGACCGACTCGACGACGGACGATCCGACGACGGGCGATCCGATGACGGACGATCCAACGACGGACGATCCGACGACGGACGACCCGACGGCGGTCGACGACGCCCGCCCGGGGGACGAGTAG
- a CDS encoding DUF4212 domain-containing protein, which translates to MSEATPESEAVTESRVESRTQPDLNEYWRRNVRLIAGLFAVWFVVSFLMAILLAEPLSDVYLGNLPIPFWFAQQGSIIVFVVLIFVYARRMNKLDREFGVED; encoded by the coding sequence ATGAGTGAAGCCACGCCAGAGAGTGAGGCCGTGACGGAATCACGGGTGGAATCGCGAACGCAACCCGATTTGAACGAGTACTGGCGGCGGAACGTCAGGCTCATCGCCGGACTGTTCGCCGTCTGGTTCGTCGTCTCGTTCCTGATGGCGATCCTCCTCGCCGAACCGCTCAGCGACGTGTATCTCGGCAACCTGCCGATACCCTTCTGGTTCGCCCAGCAGGGTTCGATCATCGTCTTCGTCGTCCTCATCTTCGTCTACGCGCGACGGATGAACAAGCTCGACCGGGAGTTCGGGGTGGAAGACTGA
- a CDS encoding GNAT family N-acetyltransferase produces MSSDEYTVRPFRAGDRQGYLRLYETVFGGRKDRRWFAWKYEDNPYVDHVPIYVTERDGDLVGARSFFCLRLRADGHTYESLQPCDTMVHPDHQRKGLFTRMTERAIERYADESFDLFFDFPNEKSLPGNLKLGWEVVETIPTYYRIQHPGAFTPFGDESLVGRVVDGVGAAAMSAYFDLRGARARRLARSAGVTVSRYDAIPAETLVSLYEEYVPDRFHACRDETFYGWRYENPEYEYTTYVARRGDDPVGAAVVGTSARRGVANLMDVHPLTGGSTHGRVYAALLRTLLRDAEDVPIVAVRRGVVPEPVLSSFGFFPDTTVPLSQFTQPAILVARPLTDEHSWTIDGKDLTDPASWVVSICEKDTT; encoded by the coding sequence ATGAGCAGTGACGAGTACACGGTTCGCCCGTTTCGGGCGGGCGACAGGCAGGGATACCTGCGCCTCTACGAGACGGTGTTCGGCGGACGGAAGGACCGCCGGTGGTTCGCCTGGAAGTACGAGGACAACCCGTACGTCGACCACGTCCCCATCTACGTGACCGAACGCGACGGCGACCTCGTCGGCGCGCGGTCGTTCTTCTGTCTCCGCCTCCGTGCCGACGGTCACACCTACGAGAGCCTCCAGCCGTGCGACACGATGGTCCACCCGGACCACCAGCGCAAGGGGCTGTTCACCCGGATGACCGAACGCGCCATCGAGCGCTACGCGGACGAGTCGTTCGACCTCTTCTTCGACTTCCCGAACGAGAAGTCCCTCCCCGGCAACCTCAAACTCGGCTGGGAGGTCGTCGAGACGATCCCGACGTACTACCGGATCCAGCACCCCGGCGCGTTCACCCCGTTCGGCGACGAGAGCCTCGTCGGCCGGGTCGTCGACGGGGTCGGGGCGGCGGCGATGAGCGCCTACTTCGACCTCCGGGGGGCGCGCGCGCGCCGACTCGCCAGGAGCGCGGGCGTCACCGTCTCCCGGTACGACGCGATCCCCGCCGAGACGCTCGTCTCGCTGTACGAGGAGTACGTCCCCGATCGCTTTCACGCCTGCCGCGACGAGACGTTCTACGGCTGGCGGTACGAGAACCCCGAGTACGAGTACACGACCTACGTCGCCCGACGCGGCGACGATCCGGTCGGGGCGGCGGTCGTCGGGACGAGCGCCCGACGCGGCGTCGCCAACCTGATGGACGTCCACCCGCTCACCGGCGGGTCGACCCACGGCCGGGTCTACGCGGCCCTCCTGCGGACGCTCCTGCGCGACGCCGAGGACGTGCCGATAGTGGCCGTCCGTCGGGGCGTCGTCCCCGAACCGGTGCTCTCGAGCTTCGGCTTCTTCCCCGACACGACCGTCCCGCTCTCGCAGTTCACGCAACCCGCGATCCTCGTCGCGCGCCCGCTGACGGACGAGCACTCGTGGACGATCGACGGGAAGGACCTCACGGACCCGGCCAGCTGGGTGGTCTCCATCTGCGAGAAGGACACGACGTAG
- a CDS encoding DUF7520 family protein, translating into MSDDTPHLRGRTAVLILYAIVVAVAGGLGYILPIVRPGPWDPRLFGVVPLPGTSLGVAAYGAITLATILGVLIVAIVFVSERYAEPIDADR; encoded by the coding sequence GTGAGCGACGACACGCCACACCTCCGGGGACGGACCGCCGTGCTCATCCTCTACGCCATCGTGGTCGCCGTCGCGGGGGGACTCGGCTACATCCTGCCGATCGTCCGCCCCGGTCCGTGGGACCCGCGGCTGTTCGGCGTCGTTCCGCTCCCGGGGACGTCGCTCGGCGTCGCCGCCTACGGCGCGATCACGCTCGCGACGATCCTCGGGGTCCTCATCGTCGCGATCGTGTTCGTCTCCGAGCGGTACGCCGAACCGATCGACGCGGACCGCTGA
- the pan1 gene encoding proteasome-activating nucleotidase Pan1, which produces MTDTVDDVDLPYDDDASQQDKISALRERLEIIERQNEEIRDKLLDANAENNKFQQKLERLTHENKKLKQSPLFVATVQEVTENGVIIKQHGNNQEALTDVTEEMRSQIEPDSRVAVNNSLSIVKTLDNETDVRARVMQVEHKPEVTYADIGGIDEQIDEVRETVEMPLTSPDMFDAVGIDPPAGVLLYGPPGTGKTMLAKAVANQTDATFIKMAGSELVHKFIGEGAKLVRDLFELARQHEPAVIFIDEIDAIASKRTDSKTSGDAEVQRTMMQLLSEMDGFDERGQISIIAATNRFDMLDRAILRPGRFDRLIEVPKPGVEGRERIFQIHTRSMNVADDVDFAKLAEATEDASGADVKAVCTEAGMFAIRDDRTEVYMTDFEAAWEKIQQEEAAENEDVSRTFA; this is translated from the coding sequence ATGACCGACACTGTTGACGACGTCGACCTGCCCTACGACGACGACGCGTCACAGCAGGACAAGATTTCAGCCCTCCGCGAACGGCTCGAGATCATCGAACGGCAGAACGAGGAGATACGGGACAAGCTCCTCGACGCGAACGCCGAGAACAACAAGTTCCAGCAGAAGCTCGAGCGGCTGACCCACGAGAACAAGAAGCTCAAGCAGTCGCCGCTGTTCGTCGCCACCGTTCAGGAGGTGACCGAAAACGGGGTCATCATCAAGCAACACGGCAACAACCAGGAGGCCCTCACCGACGTCACCGAGGAGATGCGGTCGCAGATCGAGCCGGACAGCCGCGTCGCGGTGAACAACTCGCTGTCCATCGTCAAGACGCTCGACAACGAGACCGACGTTCGCGCCCGCGTCATGCAGGTCGAACACAAGCCCGAGGTCACCTACGCCGACATCGGCGGCATCGACGAACAGATCGACGAGGTCAGAGAGACCGTCGAGATGCCGCTCACCAGCCCGGACATGTTCGACGCCGTCGGCATCGACCCGCCGGCGGGGGTACTGCTGTACGGGCCGCCGGGGACCGGCAAGACGATGCTCGCGAAGGCCGTCGCGAACCAGACCGACGCGACGTTCATCAAGATGGCCGGCTCCGAACTCGTCCACAAGTTCATCGGCGAGGGCGCGAAGCTCGTGCGCGACCTGTTCGAACTCGCCCGCCAGCACGAGCCGGCGGTGATCTTCATCGACGAGATCGACGCGATCGCGTCGAAGCGGACCGACTCGAAGACCTCGGGCGACGCGGAGGTCCAGCGCACCATGATGCAACTGCTCTCGGAGATGGACGGCTTCGACGAGCGCGGGCAGATCTCCATCATCGCGGCGACGAACCGCTTCGACATGCTCGACCGCGCCATCCTCCGCCCCGGCCGCTTCGACCGCCTCATCGAGGTGCCGAAGCCGGGCGTCGAGGGTCGCGAGCGCATCTTCCAGATCCACACCCGCAGCATGAACGTCGCGGACGACGTCGACTTCGCGAAACTCGCCGAGGCGACCGAGGACGCGAGCGGTGCCGACGTGAAGGCCGTCTGCACCGAGGCGGGGATGTTCGCCATCCGCGACGACCGGACCGAGGTGTACATGACGGACTTCGAGGCCGCCTGGGAGAAGATCCAGCAGGAGGAGGCGGCGGAGAACGAGGACGTCTCGCGGACGTTCGCCTGA
- a CDS encoding DMT family transporter encodes MDRDRLLAAAPLLAAALWGGMYVVSKWGFSAVPPLTLAFLRVAIGAGALYSIVRLTRPTRSFTRREWRRLGGLAVWLTAALTTQFVGTDLTTASQGALLTVSTPVFVIGLGVTALDERLTRRRAVGTALAAVGTLVVLAGRYDFGTLAGGTLLGAGLLLFSAFCFAAFTAFGKPLVRRYSALETVTYATVLSVPLFGALVPVELALRPGALESIPTTPPVVGAVLYLGLLSTAAAWYCWYKGMEYADASAVAAFFFAQPLVGVLLGVAFLGETVGPGFVGGGGLLLLGVYLVNGDAQSPTERSETTRRPADRDRVEGAAADEP; translated from the coding sequence ATGGATCGCGATCGACTCCTCGCGGCCGCACCGCTCCTGGCGGCGGCGCTGTGGGGCGGGATGTACGTCGTGAGCAAGTGGGGGTTCAGCGCGGTCCCGCCGCTGACGCTCGCGTTCCTGCGGGTCGCGATCGGGGCCGGCGCGCTCTATTCGATCGTTCGGCTGACGCGACCGACTCGATCGTTCACCCGGCGGGAGTGGCGACGGCTCGGCGGCCTGGCAGTCTGGCTGACGGCGGCGCTCACGACGCAGTTCGTGGGGACCGACCTGACGACCGCGAGCCAGGGCGCGCTGTTGACGGTCTCGACGCCGGTGTTCGTCATCGGCCTCGGGGTGACGGCGCTCGACGAGCGGCTCACGCGTCGGAGGGCCGTCGGGACGGCCCTCGCGGCCGTCGGAACGCTCGTCGTGCTGGCCGGCCGGTACGACTTCGGGACGCTCGCCGGCGGAACTCTCCTCGGGGCCGGACTCCTGCTGTTCTCCGCGTTCTGTTTCGCCGCGTTCACCGCGTTCGGGAAACCGCTCGTTCGGCGTTACTCCGCGCTCGAGACGGTCACGTACGCGACAGTGCTGTCGGTTCCGCTGTTCGGCGCGCTGGTCCCGGTCGAACTCGCCCTGCGGCCCGGTGCCCTCGAGTCGATCCCGACGACGCCCCCCGTCGTCGGGGCCGTCCTCTACCTCGGACTGCTCAGCACCGCCGCCGCCTGGTACTGCTGGTACAAGGGGATGGAGTACGCGGACGCGAGCGCGGTCGCCGCGTTCTTCTTCGCCCAGCCCCTCGTCGGCGTCCTGCTGGGGGTCGCGTTCCTCGGCGAGACGGTCGGCCCCGGGTTCGTCGGCGGCGGGGGCCTCCTGCTGCTCGGGGTGTACCTGGTGAACGGCGACGCGCAGTCGCCGACCGAGCGGTCCGAGACGACGCGGCGACCGGCGGACCGCGACCGCGTCGAGGGGGCGGCGGCCGACGAACCGTGA